One segment of Acropora muricata isolate sample 2 chromosome 8, ASM3666990v1, whole genome shotgun sequence DNA contains the following:
- the LOC136924945 gene encoding uncharacterized protein, giving the protein MRITNIRYGRMLLFPAVILIVITFLLMQFNFHASGGKGIFVQAKEHFHHWFQKAVFKHNWEDIHCRKRHANETVVEESWVLELSKQLNLDAVGTSIFDSNTGCNDWLSVITKKYPGIKIGGAHVDQYAVDYAKRLFNKTPSTFGTIDPDGRLSFLPDDKKFNHAINYGGLKDLGDKKIQCNLVIDLLRILKPGGSLYLGHNMEENECHVLDKYSHVALPGCYWSELCLKNRTDIAEIYYIKEKDLFGEQSRIDDCYTAVFIHKKVVLSRSRGGNDGHRPKYTPHKKMYYCTTKEAHNGKFPSAIKEVLGLQVFPGQLYQGYKLAKKLHNSMVNISHT; this is encoded by the coding sequence ATGAGGATTACAAACATTCGTTATGGCCGGATGCTATTATTCCCTGCCGTGATTTTGATCGTGATCACATTTCTGTTAATGCAATTCAACTTTCATGCTTCTGGTGGTAAAGGAATCTTTGTTCAAGCTAAGGAACATTTTCACCACTGGTTTCAAAAAGCAGTGTTCAAGCATAATTGGGAGGACATCCATTGCCGAAAAAGGCACGCAAATGAGACGGTTGTGGAAGAAAGTTGGGTGCTAGAACTGTCTAAGCAGCTTAACCTTGATGCTGTGGGTACCTCAATCTTTGACAGCAACACTGGATGCAATGATTGGCTCAGTGTGATCACGAAAAAATATCCTGGCATTAAAATTGGAGGTGCCCATGTTGATCAATATGCTGTGGATTACGCAAAGAGATTGTTCAATAAGACACCATCCACTTTTGGAACCATCGACCCTGATGGTCGTCTGTCTTTCCTTCCCGATGACAAAAAGTTTAATCATGCTATTAATTATGGAGGGCTTAAAGATTTAGGGGATAAAAAGATTCAGTGCAATCTTGTGATAGATCTCCTTCGTATTTTAAAACCTGGTGGTTCTTTATATCTTGGCCACAATATGGAAGAAAATGAATGTCATGTACTCGACAAGTATTCACATGTCGCCCTTCCAGGATGTTATTGGTCCGAACTGTGTTTGAAGAATCGCACTGATATTGCAGAGATCTACTACATCAAAGAGAAAGACCTCTTTGGTGAACAATCACGTATTGACGATTGTTATACGGCGGTGTTTATTCACAAGAAAGTTGTCCTTTCTAGAAGTCGAGGTGGAAATGATGGCCATCGCCCAAAATACACTCCTCATAAGAAAATGTACTATTGCACAACTAAGGAAGCTCACAATGGAAAGTTTCCAAGCGCTATCAAGGAGGTGCTAGGACTTCAGGTGTTTCCTGGACAATTGTACCAGGGATACAAACTTGCTAAGAAGTTGCACAACTCTATGGTGAACATATCGCACACCTGA